Proteins co-encoded in one Pleurodeles waltl isolate 20211129_DDA chromosome 2_2, aPleWal1.hap1.20221129, whole genome shotgun sequence genomic window:
- the CRH gene encoding corticoliberin — MKLQMLSFTLVLLVTLLPSNESRSLGRPLAAVLGLSSPPSTHLQFQPFLLRMGEEYFIRLGNLDKRLPASLSGSRLPEAFREMQLLQQGSETGELRAGPLSGDQGTYVTREEPTEKGKRSEDPPISLDLTFHLLREVLEMARAEQIAHQAHSNRKLMDTAGK; from the coding sequence ATGAAGCTGCAGATGCTCTCCTTCACTCTGGTACTTCTGGTCACTCTGCTTCCCAGTAATGAAAGCCGATCTCTTGGCAGACCCCTTGCTGCAGTCTTGGGACTGTCCTCCCCGCCCTCAACACATCTCCAGTTCCAGCCATTCCTGCTACGCATGGGGGAGGAGTACTTCATCCGCCTAGGGAACCTCGACAAGCGTCTGCCAGCCTCGCTTTCAGGAAGCCGCCTGCCTGAGGCGTTCCGGGAAATGCAGCTCTTGCAGCAGGGCTCGGAGACAGGAGAGCTCAGGGCTGGCCCGCTTAGCGGGGACCAAGGCACCTATGTTACGCGGGAGGAACCCACGGAGAAGGGCAAACGATCTGAGGATCCACCTATCTCCTTGGACCTGACTTTTCACCTCCTGCGAGAGGTCTTGGAGATGGCCAGGGCAGAGCAGATAGCTCACCAAGCACACAGCAACAGAAAACTCATGGACACTGCAGGCAAATAG